A genome region from Bacteroidia bacterium includes the following:
- the infB gene encoding translation initiation factor IF-2: MTEEIKAMRLNKVAKELNVGIQTIVDYLHKKGYKVEINPNAKISQEMYDALLVEYNSDSNIKKKSAEINLKTNERNASITIDDINKKAAELEKETENEPAEQDELIIKNFSKPVEPQIKIIGKIELDKPKPKQKPVAETPPPPTKEKPVVKEEKKAPEAEPKKEKEVEKKAEKKEVEIYSTKVDNIEGNIKIVGTLDLASLNQKTKPTKKTGKQKYKGNEKPSSKKEEHTTEEVIPEQKFEEEIIDTVVETKKDAEVYRPAIKKLSGPNIVGKIELAAEVPLKLEKKQKPAGSSSDYNAADSRKKKKRKRINLVKAGDVKTDAPVLPSVGGGSKLRKKGDKKRPHRNEIDTEEVDRNVKDTLASLAGGKGKTTTSKYRREKRDAVSQKMQDEMDRLEEEKNILKITEFVSVNELATLMNVPANDVILTCMNLGLFVSINQRLDAESLSAIADEFGFTVEFITLEVQADMVEEVVDKPEDLIPRPPIVTVMGHVDHGKTKLLDYIRNTNVVAGEAGGITQHIGAYSVRHESGRIITFLDTPGHEAFTAMRARGAQLTDVTIIVIAADDGVKPQTVEAINHAQAANVPMVFAINKIDKPGANPEKIREELSKMNLLVEEWGGKYQSQEIAAKPGTNVALLLDKVILEADMLDLKANPNREAAGVVIESSLDKGRGYISNLLVNAGTLHVGDIVLAGSYYGRIKAMFNERNMKLKEAGPSMPVQILGLNGAPQAGDKFNVLKTEQEAREIANKRMQILREQGLRTQKHITLEEIGRRLAIGNFKELNVIVKGDVDGSIEALSDSLIKLSNEEIQVNVIHKAVGQISESDIMLAAASNAVIIGFQVRPSVNARKLAEKEEIQIRLYSIIYDAIEEIKQAMEGMLSPVIKEEILGSAEIRQVFKIGKVGTIAGCMVNEGKIYRTAKMRVIRDGIVVYTGELGSLKRFKDDVKEVASGLDCGLNIDRFNDIKVGDIVEAFKEFEVKKKL; the protein is encoded by the coding sequence ATGACAGAAGAAATTAAGGCAATGCGATTAAATAAAGTTGCAAAGGAGCTGAATGTTGGAATTCAGACCATTGTTGACTATTTGCATAAAAAAGGATACAAAGTAGAGATTAATCCTAATGCAAAAATTTCGCAGGAAATGTATGATGCTCTACTTGTAGAGTACAATTCTGATAGCAATATCAAGAAGAAATCGGCAGAAATTAATTTAAAAACTAATGAGCGCAATGCATCAATCACAATTGATGACATTAATAAAAAAGCTGCAGAATTAGAGAAGGAAACAGAAAATGAACCTGCTGAACAGGACGAATTAATTATCAAGAATTTCAGCAAACCTGTTGAACCTCAGATTAAAATTATTGGTAAAATTGAATTAGATAAACCAAAACCAAAACAAAAACCTGTTGCCGAAACACCTCCACCTCCAACAAAAGAAAAGCCGGTAGTAAAAGAAGAAAAGAAAGCTCCCGAGGCAGAACCAAAGAAAGAAAAGGAAGTAGAAAAGAAAGCTGAGAAAAAAGAAGTTGAAATTTACTCAACAAAGGTTGATAATATTGAAGGTAATATTAAGATAGTTGGAACACTTGATTTAGCTAGTTTAAACCAGAAAACGAAACCAACAAAAAAGACAGGTAAACAAAAATATAAAGGCAACGAAAAACCATCTTCTAAAAAAGAAGAACATACTACCGAAGAGGTTATTCCTGAACAAAAATTTGAAGAAGAAATTATTGACACGGTTGTTGAAACCAAAAAAGATGCAGAAGTATATCGTCCTGCAATAAAAAAATTATCAGGTCCAAACATTGTAGGTAAAATAGAACTTGCAGCTGAAGTTCCTTTAAAATTAGAGAAAAAGCAAAAACCAGCAGGTTCTTCTTCTGATTATAATGCTGCCGATTCCAGAAAGAAGAAAAAACGTAAGAGAATTAATCTTGTAAAAGCTGGTGATGTAAAAACTGATGCTCCTGTATTACCATCAGTTGGTGGTGGTTCTAAATTAAGAAAAAAAGGCGATAAAAAACGACCACATCGAAATGAAATTGACACAGAAGAAGTAGATCGCAATGTAAAAGATACATTGGCTTCTTTAGCTGGTGGAAAAGGAAAAACTACAACTTCTAAGTATCGTCGTGAAAAGCGTGATGCTGTCAGCCAGAAGATGCAGGATGAAATGGATCGTTTGGAAGAAGAAAAGAATATTCTTAAAATCACTGAATTCGTTTCTGTAAACGAACTTGCTACATTAATGAATGTACCTGCAAATGATGTGATTTTAACCTGTATGAATTTAGGCTTATTTGTTTCTATAAATCAACGTCTGGATGCTGAGTCATTGTCGGCTATTGCCGATGAATTTGGTTTTACCGTTGAATTTATTACATTAGAAGTTCAGGCCGATATGGTTGAGGAAGTTGTTGATAAACCTGAAGACTTAATTCCTCGTCCACCTATTGTTACGGTAATGGGACACGTTGATCATGGAAAAACAAAATTATTGGATTATATCCGAAATACTAATGTTGTTGCAGGTGAGGCCGGTGGTATAACACAGCACATTGGAGCTTATAGTGTAAGACACGAAAGTGGAAGAATTATTACTTTCCTTGATACTCCTGGTCACGAAGCGTTTACCGCGATGCGTGCACGTGGTGCTCAGCTGACTGATGTTACGATTATTGTTATTGCTGCGGATGATGGCGTAAAACCTCAGACTGTTGAAGCAATTAATCATGCTCAGGCCGCAAACGTGCCAATGGTTTTTGCAATTAATAAAATTGATAAGCCTGGTGCTAATCCGGAAAAGATTCGTGAAGAATTATCTAAAATGAATTTGTTGGTTGAAGAATGGGGTGGCAAATACCAGTCTCAGGAAATAGCCGCAAAACCAGGAACTAACGTAGCACTACTTCTTGATAAAGTTATTCTTGAAGCTGATATGTTAGATTTAAAAGCTAACCCAAATCGCGAAGCTGCTGGTGTTGTTATTGAGTCATCGTTGGATAAAGGTCGTGGATATATTTCAAATTTATTAGTGAATGCTGGTACTTTACACGTTGGTGACATTGTTCTTGCAGGTTCATACTATGGCAGAATTAAAGCAATGTTTAATGAACGTAACATGAAGCTTAAAGAAGCAGGTCCATCAATGCCGGTACAGATTCTTGGACTTAATGGTGCTCCTCAGGCTGGTGATAAATTTAACGTATTAAAAACCGAACAGGAAGCCAGAGAAATTGCAAACAAACGTATGCAGATTTTACGTGAACAGGGCTTACGTACTCAAAAACATATTACACTCGAAGAAATTGGTCGTCGTTTAGCTATTGGTAATTTTAAAGAACTTAATGTTATTGTAAAAGGTGACGTTGACGGATCAATAGAAGCATTAAGCGATTCATTAATAAAATTGAGTAACGAAGAAATTCAGGTTAATGTTATACATAAAGCAGTAGGTCAGATTTCAGAATCAGATATTATGTTAGCAGCTGCTTCAAATGCTGTAATTATCGGATTCCAGGTTCGCCCATCTGTAAATGCACGTAAACTTGCCGAAAAAGAAGAAATTCAGATTCGTCTTTACTCTATTATTTATGATGCTATCGAAGAAATTAAACAGGCGATGGAAGGTATGCTTTCACCTGTTATTAAAGAAGAAATTCTTGGATCAGCAGAAATCAGACAAGTTTTCAAAATCGGAAAAGTTGGCACAATTGCAGGATGTATGGTTAACGAAGGAAAAATATACCGTACTGCAAAAATGCGCGTAATCCGTGATGGTATTGTTGTTTATACTGGAGAACTTGGCTCACTTAAACGTTTTAAAGACGATGTTAAAGAAGTTGCTTCAGGATTAGATTGCGGATTAAATATTGATCGCTTTAATGATATTAAAGTTGGCGATATAGTTGAAGCTTTCAAAGAATTTGAAGTAAAGAAGAAATTATAA
- a CDS encoding DUF1972 domain-containing protein, with protein MKIAIIGTRGIPNNYGGFEQFAEQISVRLSDYGNDVYVYNPAFHTYKNNLYKKVNIIRIPCRENIFGSAAHFLYDYLCYKHAIKQHADVILVCGYGTSAPAIALINKHRTKVITNMDGFEWERAKYNSITKKLLKWFENIVVTKSDKIIADHKIIQEYYKNKYNILPEYISYGADITANFDELSINTYGLKKDNYFLVVARDEPENQIEFIITAWKNSHSEKTLCIVTNIRKLSKKYSEQTNIIFITGLYDSIKLSNLRHFSFACIHGHTVGGTNPSLLEAMAAKSFIIAHDNLFHKELLENNALFFNTPQSLTKIIIDYTNIIEKKNVSVQNNLTKITNFHQWDFITNEYLKLLSCL; from the coding sequence ATGAAAATTGCAATAATCGGGACAAGAGGCATACCAAACAATTACGGTGGATTTGAGCAATTTGCCGAACAAATTTCGGTAAGGCTTTCAGATTATGGAAACGATGTATATGTTTATAATCCTGCATTTCACACTTATAAAAACAATCTATACAAGAAAGTAAATATTATTCGCATACCTTGTCGTGAAAATATTTTTGGAAGTGCTGCACACTTTTTATACGATTATTTATGTTACAAACATGCAATAAAACAACATGCAGATGTAATTCTGGTATGTGGGTATGGAACATCAGCTCCTGCAATTGCACTTATCAACAAACACCGTACAAAGGTAATTACAAACATGGATGGGTTTGAGTGGGAAAGAGCTAAATATAATTCAATTACTAAGAAATTACTTAAATGGTTTGAGAATATTGTTGTAACAAAGTCTGATAAAATTATTGCAGATCATAAAATAATTCAGGAATATTACAAAAATAAATATAACATATTACCTGAGTACATTTCATATGGAGCAGATATAACTGCAAATTTTGATGAACTTTCTATTAATACATACGGACTAAAAAAAGATAACTATTTTTTAGTAGTTGCCCGTGACGAACCCGAGAATCAAATTGAATTTATTATAACTGCCTGGAAAAATTCTCATTCAGAGAAAACATTGTGCATTGTTACAAACATCCGGAAGCTGTCTAAAAAATATTCTGAACAAACTAACATTATTTTCATTACAGGTCTATACGATTCGATAAAACTATCTAACCTTCGCCACTTTTCTTTTGCATGTATTCATGGACACACAGTTGGGGGAACTAACCCCTCATTATTAGAAGCTATGGCAGCAAAATCTTTTATTATTGCACATGATAATTTATTTCATAAAGAACTTTTGGAAAACAATGCATTATTTTTTAATACACCACAATCACTCACCAAAATAATAATTGATTATACCAATATTATAGAAAAGAAGAACGTTTCAGTTCAAAACAATCTGACAAAAATTACTAATTTTCATCAATGGGATTTTATTACAAATGAATATTTAAAACTTCTCTCCTGTTTATAA
- the rimP gene encoding ribosome assembly cofactor RimP encodes MIEKEKIQKVAANADLGKDYIVVDVEVKPVNVFTVFIESVSGITIGDCIKVSRFIEENFDREVEDYELSVSSAGIDKPLTHKIQYQKNVGKTAEVLLNDGKKLKGVLSEVCDNSIKLSFSQKEKSAETKKTALVEKELEIEFNNIKSVMIVVSFK; translated from the coding sequence ATGATAGAAAAAGAAAAAATACAAAAAGTAGCTGCAAATGCTGATTTAGGCAAAGACTACATTGTAGTTGATGTTGAGGTAAAACCTGTAAATGTTTTTACGGTTTTTATCGAAAGCGTATCTGGTATTACAATTGGCGATTGTATTAAAGTTAGTCGATTTATCGAAGAAAATTTTGACCGTGAAGTTGAAGATTACGAGCTTTCTGTTTCATCTGCAGGAATAGATAAACCGCTGACACATAAAATTCAGTATCAGAAAAATGTTGGAAAAACTGCTGAAGTACTTTTAAATGATGGTAAGAAATTAAAAGGAGTTTTATCAGAAGTTTGCGATAATTCAATAAAATTGTCTTTTAGTCAGAAAGAAAAATCGGCAGAAACAAAAAAAACTGCATTGGTAGAGAAAGAATTAGAAATAGAATTTAATAATATAAAATCGGTAATGATTGTTGTTTCTTTTAAATAA
- a CDS encoding nucleotidyltransferase family protein — translation MNKINSIIENYPPEMKFLLLCCGNNKWNAADFKQKLNWEIFLKLVKRHRINPVVYEFTIKNTHLFPEDIKKQIQELQTLNSKRMLSLSAEMIRLNNLFDSKNITTIPIKGPALAFQIYNDPGKRNSLDLDFLIKPTDLETISGLMINEGYKQIKPDFKLSPKQSKVHKKIIHHYYFKNPNTNLLVEIHWKLITPSSLFTNSEKMFFESFITSNPFIKIKPELLLHYLIVHGSMHRWYKLFWLNDIQEIIQSNNNFDYNYFNKLTKYFGDERMVSQALCLIQIIFNCNIPKDFQTYNINKSIIKSALRAINTEEEKLHKRTFERIIRFNYIIKLKAGFKHFMSCLNAPMTNYLDWKTLPLPDYLFFLYYPLRPFLWFWSVYIKKVHSA, via the coding sequence ATGAATAAAATAAATTCCATAATTGAGAATTATCCACCTGAAATGAAGTTTCTGCTTTTATGCTGTGGAAACAACAAATGGAATGCCGCCGACTTTAAGCAAAAACTTAACTGGGAAATATTCTTAAAATTAGTAAAACGACATAGAATTAATCCCGTTGTTTATGAGTTTACAATTAAAAATACTCATTTATTTCCTGAAGATATAAAAAAGCAAATTCAGGAATTACAAACTTTAAACTCAAAGCGGATGCTTAGCCTATCTGCCGAAATGATTAGGCTTAATAATCTATTTGACAGCAAAAATATTACAACTATCCCAATTAAAGGACCAGCATTAGCCTTTCAAATATATAACGATCCGGGAAAACGAAATTCTTTAGACTTGGATTTTTTAATTAAGCCAACAGATCTAGAGACCATTTCGGGATTAATGATTAATGAAGGATATAAACAAATAAAACCTGATTTTAAACTCAGTCCAAAACAATCAAAAGTTCACAAAAAGATTATTCACCATTATTATTTTAAAAATCCTAATACCAATCTACTAGTAGAAATTCATTGGAAACTAATTACACCTTCTTCACTTTTTACTAATTCAGAAAAAATGTTTTTTGAATCATTCATCACTTCAAATCCATTTATTAAAATAAAACCCGAACTTTTATTACATTATTTAATAGTACATGGCTCAATGCACAGATGGTATAAGCTATTTTGGTTAAATGACATACAGGAAATCATTCAGAGCAACAATAATTTTGACTACAATTATTTTAACAAGCTAACTAAATATTTCGGAGATGAAAGAATGGTAAGTCAAGCTTTATGTTTGATTCAAATAATTTTTAATTGTAACATTCCCAAAGATTTCCAAACATATAACATTAATAAAAGTATTATAAAATCAGCTTTAAGAGCAATAAATACTGAAGAAGAAAAGCTTCATAAAAGAACTTTTGAAAGAATAATTCGATTTAATTATATCATAAAACTAAAGGCTGGCTTCAAACATTTTATGTCTTGTTTAAATGCTCCCATGACAAACTATTTAGATTGGAAAACTCTACCTTTACCAGATTATTTATTTTTTCTGTACTATCCACTTCGCCCATTTTTATGGTTTTGGTCGGTTTATATTAAAAAAGTTCACTCAGCATGA
- a CDS encoding DUF1343 domain-containing protein, whose amino-acid sequence MYNLFHTKKIEPLSKLSPTRLVCFLFLFFSFNSFAQVLSCTQSYLSYSGFIIPNYINSDLQSENENKSEETFPGAYQTTEYFPILKGKNIAIVANQTSLVEKTHLVDSLISAGILVKKIFCPEHGFRGTADAGEIVSSTTDKKTGLPIISLYGKNKKPSPEQLKGIDIVVFDIQDVGVRFYTYISTMHYVMEACAEKNIPLLILDRPNPNIHYIDGPVLKSSFKSFVGMHQVPLVYGMTIAEYAQMINGEGWLAKNVKCKLQIVKCKNYNHNTRYTLPVKPSPNLPNMRSVYLYPSLGLFEGTNVSVGRGTEFPFQVLGSPFLDSMLFHFIPKSSNGAKNPMYENKKCYGVDLRNSTDTVFTLKYIINMYKMSPNNETFFNPFFQKLIGTDEVIPLIKAGKTEAEIKTLWQNDLNKFKEIRKKYLLYP is encoded by the coding sequence ATGTATAATCTATTTCACACAAAAAAAATAGAGCCCTTGTCGAAGTTGTCTCCAACAAGACTGGTATGTTTCCTGTTTTTATTTTTTAGTTTTAATTCTTTTGCACAGGTTTTATCCTGTACTCAGAGCTATCTAAGCTATTCGGGATTTATAATCCCGAATTATATAAATTCGGATTTGCAATCCGAAAATGAAAATAAATCTGAAGAGACTTTCCCTGGTGCATATCAGACCACAGAATATTTCCCAATTCTCAAAGGTAAAAATATTGCAATAGTTGCAAACCAAACTTCTTTAGTTGAAAAAACACATTTAGTCGATTCATTAATTTCAGCAGGAATTTTGGTTAAAAAGATATTTTGTCCAGAACATGGATTTAGGGGAACTGCTGATGCAGGAGAGATTGTTTCTTCAACTACAGATAAAAAAACAGGTCTGCCAATAATTTCATTATATGGTAAAAACAAAAAGCCGTCGCCAGAACAGTTAAAAGGTATAGATATAGTTGTTTTTGATATTCAGGATGTGGGAGTACGTTTTTATACTTATATTTCTACAATGCACTATGTTATGGAAGCTTGTGCCGAAAAAAATATTCCACTTTTAATTTTAGACAGGCCAAATCCAAACATACACTACATAGACGGACCGGTTTTAAAATCAAGCTTTAAGTCATTTGTCGGAATGCATCAGGTTCCGTTAGTTTATGGGATGACGATTGCAGAATACGCACAAATGATAAACGGAGAAGGATGGCTTGCAAAAAATGTTAAATGTAAATTGCAAATTGTTAAGTGTAAAAATTATAATCATAACACAAGGTACACATTACCTGTAAAGCCTTCGCCAAATTTACCCAATATGCGTTCTGTATATTTATATCCTAGTCTTGGTTTGTTTGAAGGAACAAACGTTAGCGTTGGCAGGGGTACTGAGTTTCCTTTTCAGGTATTAGGGAGTCCATTTCTCGATTCAATGCTTTTTCATTTTATTCCAAAATCTTCAAATGGCGCAAAAAATCCAATGTACGAAAATAAAAAATGCTATGGTGTCGATCTTAGAAATTCAACTGATACTGTGTTTACATTAAAGTATATCATTAATATGTATAAGATGTCGCCGAATAATGAGACGTTCTTTAATCCCTTTTTTCAAAAGTTAATAGGTACTGATGAGGTTATTCCATTAATAAAAGCAGGAAAAACTGAAGCAGAAATTAAAACTTTATGGCAAAATGATTTAAATAAGTTTAAAGAAATAAGAAAAAAGTATTTGCTTTATCCTTAA
- the nusA gene encoding transcription termination/antitermination protein NusA, with product MENLNLIEHFAEFKDLKNIDRATMMRVLEDVFRSTLNKQFGETDNFDIIINIDKGDFEIWRTRTVVNDEDFTDPVTQIALSDAKKIDDDYEEGEDVSDEVKFADFGRRTILALRQNLSSKILELEKDSIFSKYKDRIGEIVSGEVYQIWKKEILILDDEGNELIMPKTEQIPSDFFRKGDNVRAVVVRVEMKNNNPLIILSRTSPVFLERLFELEVPEIFDGLITIKKIVRIPGERAKVAVESYDDRIDPVGACVGMKGSRIHGIVRELKNENIDVINFTNNTNLFIQRALSPAKISDIKIVDPDKRAEVYLDPDQVSLAIGKGGLNIRLASQLTGFEIDVYRNVQEDDEDVDLDEFSDEIDAWVIDEFKKIGCDTAKSILNHSIEELVRRTDLEEETIQNVVNIVKSEFE from the coding sequence ATGGAAAATTTAAATTTAATAGAACATTTTGCAGAATTTAAAGATCTGAAAAACATCGACAGGGCAACTATGATGCGCGTGTTAGAAGACGTTTTTAGAAGTACATTAAATAAACAATTTGGCGAAACAGATAATTTCGACATCATTATTAACATTGATAAAGGTGACTTTGAAATCTGGAGAACCAGAACAGTTGTTAATGACGAAGATTTTACTGATCCTGTAACTCAAATTGCGTTATCAGATGCTAAAAAAATTGATGATGATTATGAAGAGGGTGAAGATGTTTCTGATGAAGTAAAATTCGCAGATTTTGGTAGACGTACTATTCTTGCTTTACGCCAGAATCTTTCTTCTAAAATCCTGGAACTTGAAAAAGACAGTATTTTCAGTAAATACAAAGATAGAATAGGTGAAATTGTTTCAGGTGAGGTATATCAAATCTGGAAAAAAGAAATTCTTATTCTTGATGACGAAGGCAATGAATTAATAATGCCTAAAACAGAACAGATTCCTTCTGATTTCTTTAGAAAAGGCGATAATGTTCGTGCAGTTGTTGTAAGAGTTGAAATGAAAAATAACAACCCACTGATTATTCTTTCTCGTACATCACCGGTATTCCTTGAAAGACTTTTTGAACTTGAGGTTCCAGAGATTTTTGACGGACTTATTACTATCAAGAAAATTGTTCGTATTCCAGGTGAAAGAGCGAAAGTGGCAGTTGAATCTTATGATGACAGAATTGATCCGGTTGGCGCATGTGTAGGTATGAAGGGAAGTCGTATTCATGGTATCGTTCGCGAATTGAAAAATGAAAATATTGATGTTATTAATTTTACAAATAACACAAACTTATTTATTCAGCGTGCTTTAAGTCCTGCAAAAATCAGCGACATTAAAATTGTTGACCCCGATAAGAGAGCTGAAGTATATTTAGATCCAGATCAGGTTTCACTTGCAATTGGTAAAGGCGGTTTAAATATTCGTCTTGCAAGTCAGTTAACCGGTTTCGAAATAGATGTTTACAGAAATGTTCAAGAAGACGATGAAGATGTTGACCTTGACGAATTCTCAGACGAAATCGATGCATGGGTTATCGATGAATTTAAGAAAATTGGATGTGATACTGCAAAAAGTATATTAAATCATAGTATTGAAGAGTTGGTTCGTCGTACCGATTTGGAAGAAGAAACAATTCAAAATGTTGTGAATATTGTAAAATCAGAATTCGAATAA